One region of Acidovorax sp. T1 genomic DNA includes:
- a CDS encoding helix-turn-helix domain-containing protein: MQHEALRLVRVFHDMNQTTLADRLQISKSYLSEIESGKKQVTLELLQKYADTFGMPLSSLLFFAEQVEGGAREKVRTAIAGKVVKMLDWMAAKDAV, encoded by the coding sequence ATGCAACACGAGGCGCTTCGTTTGGTGCGTGTGTTTCACGACATGAACCAGACGACTTTGGCAGATCGACTGCAAATTTCGAAGTCCTACCTCTCGGAAATCGAGAGCGGCAAGAAGCAGGTGACGCTGGAGTTGCTGCAAAAGTACGCGGATACGTTTGGCATGCCCCTATCGTCGTTGCTCTTCTTTGCTGAGCAGGTGGAAGGCGGTGCCCGCGAGAAAGTTCGCACGGCGATTGCCGGCAAGGTCGTCAAGATGTTGGACTGGATGGCGGCCAAAGACGCCGTCTGA
- a CDS encoding helix-turn-helix transcriptional regulator, with the protein MKRANECVDQAPTAASTTSTVADADADLKMHGSERARHAREAIRARQPRGSFDARAIRELTQAALTDPAQLRRTIRRSELRQIVPLADSTIYELERRGDFPQRFFLTARCVVWDLAEVEAWLRSRRQSGGADAVKKAPMPDFRKRQSLHAVAKGKP; encoded by the coding sequence ATGAAACGAGCGAACGAGTGCGTCGATCAGGCGCCGACGGCGGCCAGCACCACGAGCACGGTGGCGGACGCCGATGCCGATCTGAAAATGCACGGCTCGGAGCGGGCCAGGCATGCCCGCGAAGCCATCCGGGCGCGCCAGCCCAGAGGGTCGTTCGACGCCAGGGCGATCCGGGAGTTGACCCAGGCAGCGCTGACCGATCCGGCTCAGTTGCGACGCACGATCCGCCGCAGCGAGCTACGCCAGATCGTGCCGCTGGCCGACTCGACGATCTACGAGTTGGAACGACGCGGGGATTTTCCCCAGCGCTTCTTCCTCACGGCACGCTGCGTCGTATGGGACCTGGCCGAGGTCGAGGCCTGGCTCCGGAGCCGTCGGCAGTCAGGCGGTGCTGACGCTGTGAAAAAGGCGCCGATGCCGGATTTCCGGAAGAGGCAGAGCCTGCATGCCGTGGCGAAAGGCAAGCCGTGA
- a CDS encoding reverse transcriptase family protein — protein sequence MATRKTYALDQCPLYKIASRKRLAQDVFNVDLPFLERLAANEGNFRVFTIKQGDKDRQVEVPKVVLERIHRRLFNLLERIEKPDYLHSGVRGRSYISNAKVHVGAVPLVKLDLKKFYPSVDGARVSRFFTGTMRCSPDVAALLTRLCTFENHVPTGSCVSQLLAFFAAKPLFDELHALAESAGLRDSCYVDDLTWSGHGATPAFLWAAKQVVHRHGFAHHKDRCFAAGDRKLVTGVMLEGNRIAVLPSKEFDLWKNIQALGGFQPQERIVAVNSLIGSAVAAGQIESRFLRRLLRLRRVRAAAIAEAALT from the coding sequence TTGGCCACTCGCAAGACCTACGCGCTGGACCAGTGCCCCCTGTACAAGATCGCCAGCCGCAAGCGGTTGGCACAGGATGTTTTCAACGTCGACTTGCCGTTCCTGGAGCGCCTCGCAGCCAATGAAGGCAACTTCCGTGTCTTCACGATAAAGCAGGGTGACAAGGACCGCCAAGTCGAAGTTCCGAAGGTCGTTCTGGAGCGAATCCATCGTCGCCTCTTCAATCTGCTTGAGCGAATCGAGAAGCCTGACTACCTCCACTCCGGCGTTCGAGGACGTTCGTACATTTCAAATGCGAAGGTCCATGTTGGCGCTGTTCCGCTTGTAAAGCTGGACCTGAAGAAGTTCTACCCGTCAGTTGATGGCGCGCGGGTTTCAAGGTTCTTCACTGGCACTATGCGTTGTAGCCCTGATGTAGCTGCACTGCTGACGCGTCTATGCACATTCGAGAACCATGTCCCCACGGGAAGTTGCGTCAGCCAGTTGCTGGCGTTCTTCGCGGCGAAGCCCCTTTTCGATGAACTGCACGCCCTCGCCGAAAGCGCAGGCCTACGTGACAGTTGCTACGTTGATGACCTCACGTGGTCCGGACACGGGGCGACGCCAGCCTTCCTTTGGGCAGCAAAGCAGGTGGTGCACCGCCATGGATTTGCACACCACAAAGATCGCTGCTTCGCGGCTGGAGACCGAAAGCTCGTGACTGGGGTGATGTTGGAAGGCAACCGCATCGCCGTCTTGCCCAGCAAGGAGTTCGATCTCTGGAAGAACATTCAGGCGCTGGGGGGCTTTCAACCCCAAGAACGGATCGTGGCCGTGAACAGCCTGATCGGTTCGGCGGTAGCAGCCGGACAGATTGAATCTCGCTTCCTACGACGACTGTTGCGCCTTCGTCGAGTGCGGGCCGCAGCTATCGCCGAGGCTGCCCTGACCTAA
- a CDS encoding tyrosine-type recombinase/integrase encodes MLSDGTLRGLKPEATAYKVADRDGMYVTVSPKGTITFRLDYRLNGRRETLTVGRYGAKDGISLLMARERCMEARRAIAEGQSPSQEKQREKRRMAEAKTFEQFTNRWLEEARMADSTKSMRKSIIDRDIMPAFRSRLLAEIGPEDLRNLCAKVKERGAPATAVHVRDIVKQVFSFAALHGDKAPNPADEVGPSSIATFVAKDRALSPSEIRVMHRVLDTTATLPTIRLALRLVLLTLVRKSELIEATWNEIDFANAVWTIPKSRMKAGKPHNVYLSQQALDIMVALRTCAGGSRFLLPSRYDADRCMSKATLNRVTQVVVAKAKESRLPLESFTVHDLRRTGSTILNELGFNSDWIEKCLAHEDGRSSRGVYNKAEYGEQRRHLLQEWADMIDAWVAGEAHTPTLLPPTMKAVTTSAPI; translated from the coding sequence ATGCTGTCAGATGGGACGTTGAGAGGCCTCAAGCCAGAGGCCACGGCCTACAAGGTGGCCGACCGGGACGGGATGTACGTGACGGTCTCTCCCAAGGGCACGATCACGTTTCGGCTGGACTACCGCCTCAATGGCCGGCGCGAGACGCTCACGGTGGGCCGCTACGGTGCCAAGGACGGCATCTCGCTGCTGATGGCGCGGGAGCGCTGCATGGAGGCGCGGCGTGCTATCGCCGAAGGTCAGTCGCCCAGCCAGGAAAAGCAGCGCGAGAAGCGTCGCATGGCCGAGGCCAAGACCTTCGAGCAGTTCACCAACCGCTGGCTGGAAGAGGCCAGGATGGCCGACAGCACCAAGTCGATGCGCAAGAGCATCATCGACCGGGACATCATGCCGGCGTTCCGCAGTCGGCTGCTGGCGGAGATCGGCCCCGAAGACTTGCGCAACCTGTGCGCAAAGGTCAAGGAGCGCGGCGCCCCGGCCACAGCTGTGCACGTGCGCGACATCGTCAAGCAAGTGTTCAGTTTCGCCGCACTGCATGGCGACAAGGCACCGAACCCCGCAGACGAAGTCGGCCCCTCTTCGATTGCGACGTTCGTGGCCAAGGATCGAGCGCTGTCGCCGTCCGAGATCCGAGTCATGCACCGCGTGCTCGACACCACGGCGACGCTGCCGACCATTCGCCTGGCGCTACGCCTGGTTCTGCTCACGCTCGTGCGCAAGAGCGAGCTCATCGAGGCCACCTGGAACGAGATTGACTTCGCGAACGCAGTCTGGACGATCCCGAAGAGCCGCATGAAGGCGGGCAAGCCCCACAACGTCTACCTGTCGCAGCAGGCGCTGGACATCATGGTGGCACTTCGCACCTGTGCTGGTGGCTCGCGGTTCCTGCTGCCCTCGCGCTATGACGCCGATCGCTGCATGTCAAAGGCGACCCTCAACCGTGTGACCCAGGTCGTCGTGGCGAAGGCCAAAGAGTCGCGCCTGCCTCTGGAGTCGTTCACCGTGCATGACCTGCGGCGCACGGGCTCCACCATCCTCAACGAACTGGGCTTCAACAGCGACTGGATCGAGAAGTGCCTGGCCCACGAGGACGGTCGGTCGTCGCGCGGTGTCTACAACAAGGCCGAGTACGGTGAGCAGCGGCGCCACCTGTTGCAGGAGTGGGCCGACATGATCGACGCGTGGGTGGCGGGGGAGGCGCACACGCCGACCTTGTTGCCGCCGACGATGAAGGCGGTCACGACGTCGGCGCCGATATGA